A DNA window from Leopardus geoffroyi isolate Oge1 chromosome A1, O.geoffroyi_Oge1_pat1.0, whole genome shotgun sequence contains the following coding sequences:
- the LOC123606906 gene encoding uncharacterized protein LOC123606906 produces the protein MQMIAGATLLSWTPHGSPPGHDTRWPAVLLPHIPSLDPTWHSEAVLTPGLGARTLSIRVSCSPLYPRPLQQRQGQIHICGLPRKLEKLIQGKSFSITCTWCAPVECELGLWEPLVPSLHSLLPFLFLPRSQIHVVVGTALRLAFFAVYLMLRAAEIHEVLGHSLLRCGGGLFAEAPWPMGTRFQLPWCLLGRGHMLRAEAMGVNEEGSWWATAQWGGFYKVPSSLQQQDVQIVWRSAGPGVRARDPSPAARWQVLALPEPCFLHLHNGRCWRHMLEPLWEPFKHTSPQRAFPDGPGQCLEIKAPLCSQSQEPQAR, from the exons ATGCAGATGATTGCTGGAGCCACCTTGCTGTCCTGGACTCCGCATGGCTCCCCCCCCGGCCATGACACCCGCTGGCCTGCCGTCCTGCTGCCCCACATTCCATCATTGGACCCCACGTG GCACTCGGAAGCCGTGCTGACCCCCGGCCTGGGAGCCAGGACCCTCTCCATCCGTGTGTCCTGCTCGCCTTTGTACCCACGGCCCCTCCAGCAGCGGCAGGGCCAAATACACATTTGTGGGCTACCGCGCAAGCTCGAGAAGTTAATCCAGGGGAAGAGCTTCAGCATTACTTGCACCTGGTGTGCACCTGTTGAATGTGAGCTCGGACTGTGGGAGCCCCTGGTCCCTTCTCTGCActctctgcttcccttcctcttcctgccaAGAAGCCAAATCCACGTGGTGGTGGGTACAGCGTTGCGGTTGGCTTTCTTCGCCGTCTACCTGATGCTCCGTGCTGCTGAGATCCACGAGGTTTTGGGGCATTCATTGCTCCGCTGTGGAGGGGGGCTTTTTGCAGAGGCTCCATGGCCCATGGGGACAAGATTTCAGTTGCCTTGGTGCCTCTTAGGGCGTGGTCACATGCTGAGAGCAGAGGCCATGGGGGTTAATGAGGAAGGAAGCTGGTGGGCCACTGCCCAATGGGGTGGCTTTTATAAAGTCCCCTCGTCCCTGCAACAGCAGGATGTACAAATTGTGTGGAGGAGCGCAGGGCCAGGAGTCAGGGCCAGAGACCCCAGTCCAGCTGCCCGCTGGCAAGTCCTTGCCCTGCCCGAGCCCTGCTTTCTCCATCTGCACAATGGCCGGTGTTGGAGGCACATGTTAGAGCCCCTTTGGGAGCCTTTCAAACATACCTCACCCCAGAGAGCCTTCCCTGATGGGCCTGGACAATGTCTGGAAATAAAGGCTCCCCTGTGCAGCCAGAGTCAAGAACCACAGGCCAGATGA